A region from the Variovorax sp. RKNM96 genome encodes:
- a CDS encoding RidA family protein, protein MTEREIVLPQSMKLLAERAGYAPAIKVGATIYCAGQVGRTAALEVISDPEQQFVAAWENLRMVLAEARCTFEDVVEMTTYHVEMREHMAVFRTVKDRLFPRGQCAWTCVGVVELAHPGLLVEIKCVAVSRGSRA, encoded by the coding sequence ATGACTGAACGAGAAATCGTACTTCCGCAATCCATGAAGCTTCTTGCTGAACGGGCCGGCTATGCCCCTGCAATCAAAGTGGGGGCAACGATCTATTGCGCCGGCCAAGTGGGTCGCACGGCCGCACTGGAAGTCATATCGGATCCAGAGCAGCAGTTCGTGGCAGCTTGGGAAAATCTTCGGATGGTCTTGGCCGAAGCCCGATGCACCTTTGAGGATGTTGTTGAAATGACCACTTACCACGTCGAGATGCGGGAGCACATGGCCGTCTTTAGAACGGTCAAGGACAGGCTTTTCCCAAGAGGCCAGTGCGCATGGACGTGCGTGGGCGTTGTGGAACTCGCCCACCCCGGGCTGCTGGTCGAAATCAAATGTGTGGCCGTGTCCCGCGGCTCTCGTGCATAG
- a CDS encoding DUF4331 domain-containing protein encodes MNFVRIPLHACVLAACAMTASGAFASSHREAPSIAGMPKVDATDFYMFRSYETGRQDYVTLIANYQPDQSPYGGPNYFAMDPNALYEIHLDTDGDAVENITFQFRFKNTLRDIQLPIAGKQVSIPLVQAGGITGPNQATSNLRETFTLNIVRGDRRTGVSEAITAAGGVKEFDKPTDNIGDKTFGGPTGYAAYAAQHLYNVNIPGCAAPGRVFVGQRKDPFSVALGQVFDLINLNPLGAPNGNPDALAGKNVTTMALEVPIACVTTAGKPIIGGWTTASVRQGQLVASPPKRGHGTTTLAGGAWAQVSRLGMPLVNEVVIGLKDKDRFNSSRPKDDGQFADYVTNPTLPALVQTLFPSAPAPTNFPRTDLVAAFLTGVEGVNKPANVTASEMLRLNTGIAPTPKASQNNLGVLGGDTAGFPNGRRPGDDVVDAELRVAMGVLCVATGATDTLKVGCKPSDAPAGSAAITDGALQSAAQFPETFPYLNTPLPGAQ; translated from the coding sequence ATGAATTTCGTTCGAATTCCCCTGCATGCCTGCGTTCTCGCAGCCTGCGCGATGACGGCATCCGGCGCTTTCGCCTCCAGCCACCGCGAGGCGCCCTCGATCGCCGGCATGCCGAAGGTCGACGCCACCGACTTCTACATGTTCCGCAGCTACGAGACCGGCCGCCAGGACTACGTCACCCTCATCGCGAATTACCAGCCCGACCAGAGCCCGTACGGCGGCCCGAACTACTTCGCGATGGACCCGAACGCGCTCTACGAGATTCACCTGGACACCGACGGCGACGCGGTCGAAAACATCACCTTCCAGTTCCGCTTCAAGAACACGCTGCGCGACATCCAGCTGCCGATTGCCGGCAAGCAGGTCTCCATTCCGCTGGTGCAGGCCGGCGGCATCACGGGCCCGAACCAGGCCACCAGCAACCTGCGCGAGACCTTCACGCTGAACATCGTGCGCGGCGACCGCCGCACCGGGGTGAGCGAGGCCATCACCGCGGCCGGAGGCGTCAAGGAATTCGACAAGCCCACCGACAACATCGGCGACAAGACCTTCGGCGGCCCGACGGGCTATGCCGCCTATGCGGCCCAGCATCTCTACAACGTCAACATCCCGGGTTGCGCGGCACCAGGCCGCGTGTTCGTCGGGCAGCGCAAGGACCCGTTCAGCGTGGCGCTGGGCCAGGTCTTCGACCTGATCAACCTGAACCCGCTCGGCGCGCCGAACGGCAATCCCGACGCGCTCGCGGGCAAGAACGTCACCACCATGGCGCTGGAGGTGCCCATCGCCTGCGTCACCACCGCCGGTAAGCCGATCATCGGCGGCTGGACCACCGCGAGCGTGCGCCAGGGCCAGCTCGTCGCGAGCCCGCCCAAGCGCGGCCACGGCACCACCACGCTGGCCGGCGGCGCATGGGCGCAGGTCTCGCGCCTGGGCATGCCGCTGGTCAACGAGGTCGTCATCGGCCTGAAGGACAAGGACCGCTTCAACAGCTCCAGGCCGAAGGATGACGGGCAGTTCGCCGACTACGTGACGAACCCGACGCTGCCCGCGCTCGTGCAGACGCTGTTCCCCTCGGCGCCGGCGCCGACCAACTTCCCGCGCACCGACCTCGTGGCCGCGTTCCTGACCGGCGTGGAGGGCGTCAACAAGCCCGCGAACGTGACTGCCTCGGAAATGCTGCGGCTGAACACCGGCATCGCTCCGACGCCCAAGGCCAGCCAGAACAACTTGGGCGTCCTGGGTGGCGACACGGCCGGCTTCCCGAACGGCCGTCGCCCGGGCGACGACGTGGTCGATGCGGAACTGCGCGTGGCCATGGGCGTGCTGTGCGTGGCCACCGGCGCCACCGACACGCTCAAGGTCGGCTGCAAGCCGTCCGACGCGCCCGCGGGCTCGGCGGCGATCACCGACGGCGCGCTGCAGAGCGCGGCGCAGTTCCCGGAAACCTTCCCCTACCTGAACACGCCGCTGCCAGGCGCTCAATGA
- a CDS encoding ATP-binding protein, with protein sequence MTELAFMRAPNLSARLLLVASAALLPLAVVCGFALDGLLKAQRDQIQTTTLGVARALATAVDGELRLTVAALEALALTEPLGASEETGLVDAMLLAKALRASHADWRGVLLLAPDGKVLFSTEGAVTGSGAQAMEPESLAAVVRTQKPVVGLMVKGPNGNLAFPVRVPVVRDGAVRYVLTAVVRPEAIADVLARQSIPEGWSVSIFDAGNFRVARSREDERFRGMPPSESLLQMLRSMQHRHEDVGVSRNVDGIWMQTAVAKLEFSAWTAALGAPRAVADDALQRTVIVYGFGLLVSLLVGGLASWWMSRSITRPIARLQQSADALGLGRPVTAQASGIREVDAVATALVSSADHRAQHELEREALLAAERKALTTAQAAQERLERLAGASAVLSRSLEEASTLEAIAAIIVPAVGDLCRIDLFNEDGVLERKLTHHFDPARSAQIASMVSTRTASPDAQGSFPWAIATGRTFLRNLDEPNAIQDLDPQLREFAQAFGITAGCVVPLVARGRTIGAMAVLQDESRRRLTPADGALIGELAQRAALALDNVRLLAEARNAQNRAEVASRTKDEFLAMLGHELRNPLAPISLALSLIERKDDKAFPRERQIIERQVRHLSRLVDDLLDISRIVSGKIVLRPEPLDLRDIVAKAIELTLPALQTKAEMPSISLPAEPVPVTGDPLRLAQIVCNLLNNAAKFTSPAQRIALALRTTAAEAELVVADEGVGIPPALLPHVFDRFVQAEQQLQRAGGGLGLGLAIARSLTELHGGSIEASSAGPDQGSTFTVRLPLSTASARVVAAAPAHEPFARTLRLLLVDDNADALESLAEWFVLEGHQVLTAGNAEDALALLERESVDGGIFDLGLPGMSGYDLARRVRADARLSKIALLALSGYGQESDRNKALEAGFDGHFAKPADLSKLLGTLQQFLEPDRAATPIGR encoded by the coding sequence TTGACCGAACTCGCATTTATGCGCGCTCCCAACCTTTCGGCCCGCCTGTTGCTTGTCGCTTCCGCAGCGCTGCTTCCTTTGGCGGTCGTATGCGGCTTCGCATTGGACGGATTGCTGAAAGCGCAGCGGGATCAGATCCAGACCACCACGCTGGGCGTTGCCAGGGCGCTTGCCACCGCCGTGGACGGCGAGCTCCGATTGACCGTCGCGGCGCTCGAAGCGCTGGCGCTTACGGAACCATTAGGCGCGAGCGAGGAGACGGGACTGGTCGACGCCATGTTGCTCGCCAAGGCACTGCGCGCCTCGCACGCCGACTGGCGTGGCGTCCTCCTGCTGGCACCGGATGGCAAGGTCTTGTTCAGCACCGAAGGCGCCGTCACGGGCTCGGGGGCGCAAGCCATGGAGCCGGAGAGCCTGGCAGCGGTCGTGCGAACGCAAAAGCCCGTTGTCGGCCTGATGGTGAAGGGCCCGAACGGCAATCTTGCCTTCCCCGTGCGGGTGCCGGTCGTTCGAGACGGCGCGGTGCGCTACGTTCTCACGGCCGTTGTCCGGCCCGAAGCGATCGCGGACGTGCTTGCTCGGCAGAGCATCCCGGAGGGCTGGTCGGTTTCGATATTCGATGCTGGCAACTTCCGCGTCGCGCGTTCTCGCGAGGACGAGCGATTTCGTGGGATGCCCCCCAGCGAATCTTTGCTGCAGATGCTTCGCTCGATGCAGCATCGTCACGAGGACGTGGGCGTGAGCCGCAACGTGGACGGCATCTGGATGCAGACAGCCGTCGCGAAACTCGAGTTCTCCGCCTGGACGGCGGCGCTCGGCGCCCCGCGCGCAGTGGCGGACGACGCGCTGCAGCGCACGGTCATCGTGTACGGATTCGGCCTGCTCGTCTCGCTGCTGGTAGGTGGGCTGGCGTCCTGGTGGATGTCGCGGTCCATCACGCGCCCGATCGCTCGACTGCAACAGAGCGCGGATGCCCTGGGCCTCGGACGCCCGGTGACGGCACAGGCTTCCGGAATCCGCGAGGTGGACGCGGTGGCGACCGCGCTCGTCTCCTCGGCCGATCACCGGGCGCAGCACGAGCTCGAGCGCGAAGCGTTGTTGGCAGCCGAACGCAAGGCGTTGACCACCGCACAGGCGGCGCAGGAGCGGCTCGAACGGCTCGCCGGCGCGAGCGCCGTGCTTTCGCGTTCCCTGGAGGAAGCCTCCACGCTCGAGGCGATTGCAGCCATCATCGTGCCGGCCGTGGGCGACCTTTGCCGCATCGACCTGTTCAACGAGGACGGCGTGCTCGAGCGAAAGCTCACGCATCACTTCGATCCGGCGCGCAGCGCGCAGATCGCGAGCATGGTGAGCACCCGCACGGCATCGCCCGACGCGCAAGGCTCGTTTCCCTGGGCGATCGCCACCGGCCGGACGTTCCTGCGCAATCTCGATGAACCGAACGCCATTCAGGACCTGGATCCCCAGCTGCGTGAATTCGCGCAGGCCTTCGGCATCACCGCCGGATGTGTCGTGCCTCTGGTGGCGCGCGGCCGGACCATCGGTGCCATGGCGGTTTTGCAGGACGAGTCCAGGCGCCGGCTCACGCCTGCGGACGGCGCGCTCATCGGCGAGCTCGCGCAGCGCGCCGCACTGGCCCTCGACAACGTGCGCCTGCTCGCGGAAGCCCGCAACGCGCAGAACCGAGCCGAAGTCGCGAGCAGGACCAAGGACGAGTTTCTCGCGATGCTGGGTCACGAGCTTCGCAATCCGCTGGCGCCGATCTCGCTGGCGCTCAGCCTGATCGAGCGCAAGGACGACAAGGCCTTTCCGCGCGAACGCCAGATCATCGAGCGGCAGGTCAGGCACCTGTCGCGGCTCGTGGACGATTTGCTCGACATCTCCCGCATCGTGTCGGGAAAGATCGTGCTTCGGCCAGAGCCGCTCGATCTGCGGGACATCGTCGCCAAGGCTATCGAGCTCACGCTCCCCGCCTTGCAGACCAAGGCCGAGATGCCGTCGATTTCGTTGCCGGCCGAGCCTGTTCCCGTCACCGGAGATCCGCTGCGGCTTGCGCAGATCGTGTGCAACCTCCTGAACAACGCCGCGAAGTTCACTTCGCCCGCGCAGCGCATCGCGCTCGCCCTTCGCACGACCGCCGCCGAAGCGGAACTGGTCGTGGCGGACGAAGGCGTCGGTATTCCGCCCGCGTTGCTTCCCCACGTCTTCGACCGTTTCGTCCAGGCCGAACAGCAGCTCCAGCGCGCCGGCGGCGGGCTGGGTCTCGGGCTGGCGATCGCGCGAAGCCTGACAGAACTGCACGGGGGAAGCATCGAGGCAAGCAGCGCCGGCCCGGACCAAGGCAGCACCTTCACCGTGAGACTCCCGCTGTCCACGGCATCGGCCCGCGTGGTTGCAGCCGCCCCTGCTCACGAGCCATTCGCCAGAACGCTGCGCCTGCTGCTCGTGGACGACAACGCGGACGCCCTGGAATCGCTGGCGGAGTGGTTCGTTCTCGAAGGCCATCAGGTGCTGACGGCCGGCAACGCGGAGGATGCGCTGGCGCTGCTGGAGAGGGAAAGCGTGGACGGCGGCATTTTCGATCTCGGCCTTCCGGGCATGAGCGGCTATGACCTTGCGCGGCGAGTGCGCGCCGACGCTCGCCTGAGCAAGATCGCGCTGCTGGCGCTCAGTGGCTACGGCCAAGAGTCGGATCGGAACAAAGCGCTCGAGGCAGGATTCGACGGCCATTTCGCAAAACCGGCCGACTTGTCGAAACTGCTGGGGACGCTACAGCAGTTTCTCGAACCCGACCGAGCCGCCACACCGATTGGCCGCTGA